Proteins from a genomic interval of Aureimonas sp. AU20:
- a CDS encoding class I SAM-dependent methyltransferase: MPLPKPQIDNPPANKPQASKSKTASPEAHFLREWLRRPLKVGAVSPSSRALADRMASFVMLPGENGVVVELGPGTGVVTRALLAHGVEADRLACMEYAPEFCALLKALFPAVHVMRGDAYRPGADLDAWLDGRPLAAVVSSLPLMARPEEERTVALRGWLDRLPVGAPFVQFTYSPALPVRPERVDARVEISPWVKLNIPPARVVVYRRGCPALAGVIG, from the coding sequence GTGCCCCTGCCCAAACCCCAGATCGACAATCCCCCAGCCAACAAACCCCAGGCCAGCAAATCGAAGACCGCGAGCCCCGAAGCGCATTTCCTGCGCGAGTGGCTGCGCCGTCCGCTGAAGGTCGGCGCCGTTTCGCCCTCCTCCCGCGCGCTGGCCGATCGCATGGCCTCCTTCGTCATGCTGCCGGGGGAGAACGGGGTGGTTGTGGAGCTCGGGCCGGGCACCGGTGTCGTCACCCGCGCGCTGCTGGCGCACGGGGTCGAGGCCGATCGTCTGGCCTGCATGGAATATGCGCCGGAATTCTGCGCGCTTCTCAAGGCGCTGTTTCCCGCGGTCCACGTGATGCGCGGCGACGCCTATCGGCCGGGGGCCGATCTCGACGCCTGGCTGGACGGGCGCCCGCTCGCCGCCGTCGTCTCCAGCCTGCCCCTCATGGCGCGGCCGGAGGAGGAGCGAACAGTCGCGCTGCGCGGCTGGCTCGACCGCCTACCCGTCGGCGCGCCCTTCGTGCAGTTCACCTATTCCCCCGCCCTGCCCGTGCGTCCGGAGCGAGTCGACGCGCGCGTCGAGATCAGCCCCTGGGTGAAGCTTAACATCCCGCCGGCCCGCGTCGTCGTCTATCGGCGGGGCTGCCCGGCGCTGGCAGGCGTCATCGGTTAA
- a CDS encoding class I SAM-dependent methyltransferase encodes MERRSEAETMNRSERGADLARFFGTWIRHPIKMGAVAPSSPRYCATMVGASSTQIDGPILELGPGLGVVTRALLNAGVESRRITSIEYDREFASTLRERFPGVNVIHGDGFDLDATLGDGGETQFAAILFAIPIVHMEQAERQALFSRYFRRLLPGGNLTQLSYLWKPPVKSVAGVFDVSSTPIVWDNIPPARVWIYSQTQPTHLAGAVH; translated from the coding sequence ATGGAACGCCGCAGTGAAGCCGAGACGATGAACCGAAGCGAACGCGGAGCCGACTTGGCGCGCTTCTTCGGAACCTGGATTCGCCATCCCATCAAGATGGGCGCCGTCGCGCCCTCCTCGCCGCGCTACTGCGCCACGATGGTGGGTGCTTCGAGCACGCAGATCGACGGACCGATCCTGGAACTCGGGCCGGGCCTCGGCGTCGTCACCCGCGCGCTCTTGAACGCCGGCGTCGAGAGCCGACGCATCACCTCGATCGAATACGACCGCGAGTTCGCCTCGACGCTGCGCGAGCGTTTTCCTGGCGTCAACGTCATCCACGGCGACGGGTTCGACCTCGACGCGACCCTGGGCGACGGCGGCGAAACGCAGTTCGCCGCGATCCTCTTCGCCATTCCGATCGTCCACATGGAGCAGGCCGAGCGGCAGGCGCTGTTCTCGCGCTATTTCCGCCGTCTCCTGCCGGGCGGCAACCTCACCCAGCTCTCCTATCTTTGGAAGCCGCCGGTGAAATCCGTGGCGGGCGTGTTCGACGTGTCCTCCACGCCGATCGTTTGGGACAACATCCCGCCGGCGCGCGTCTGGATCTATTCGCAGACGCAGCCGACCCATCTCGCCGGCGCGGTTCATTGA
- a CDS encoding NADPH-dependent FMN reductase, which translates to MIPRLLVLSGSPLPETPESRLAAEAARLLAASDVSLAAASLSDYPLPLFEGAAEALPQNAWLLAQRLALQDGLLVVSGEHNGGMPAALKNAIDWIAFAASRENRPLSAFPRLVVALAAATPEPEGGRAALGQLRAVLSHLGCEVMTAEFHLSRSREALDANGTLAHQEDRERLTDFLDRVLDHTGALSRKA; encoded by the coding sequence TTGATTCCACGTCTTCTCGTCCTTTCCGGCTCGCCCCTCCCCGAGACGCCGGAGTCGCGCCTCGCGGCGGAGGCCGCCCGCCTTCTGGCGGCGAGCGACGTGTCGCTGGCGGCGGCGAGCCTGTCGGACTATCCGCTGCCCCTGTTCGAGGGGGCGGCCGAGGCTTTGCCGCAGAACGCCTGGCTTCTGGCGCAGCGCCTCGCCCTGCAGGACGGGCTGCTCGTCGTCAGCGGCGAGCACAATGGCGGAATGCCGGCGGCCCTGAAGAACGCGATCGACTGGATCGCCTTTGCCGCCTCGCGCGAGAACCGGCCGCTCAGCGCCTTTCCACGCCTCGTCGTGGCGCTGGCGGCGGCCACGCCTGAGCCGGAGGGCGGCCGCGCCGCCCTTGGCCAGCTTCGCGCCGTGCTGTCGCATCTCGGCTGCGAGGTGATGACGGCGGAGTTCCACCTCTCGCGAAGCCGCGAGGCGCTGGACGCCAACGGCACCCTGGCGCACCAGGAAGACCGCGAGCGCCTCACCGATTTTCTCGACCGCGTGCTGGATCATACCGGCGCCCTCAGCCGAAAGGCCTGA
- a CDS encoding HdeD family acid-resistance protein, which produces MSFDNDPPVDPVTMRREMRRYLHAHWRAFSLQGLLMALAGGAALLAPLLATLVSTFFFGWMLILLGFAGLIACFRMRGATGFWSNLAFTVLTLLLGGIILFDPFTGAVTLTTALAVYFLLVGLATFPLAMAFRESTGRFVLLVLSALVNVALALFLVIGLPGTAVWAVGTFLGISLLISGVSLLLAALDARKGPKGGAGRR; this is translated from the coding sequence GTGAGTTTCGACAACGATCCCCCGGTGGACCCCGTAACCATGCGGCGCGAGATGCGCCGCTATCTCCACGCCCACTGGCGCGCCTTCAGCCTTCAGGGCCTGCTGATGGCGCTGGCGGGCGGCGCGGCGCTGCTGGCGCCGCTTCTGGCGACGCTCGTTTCCACCTTCTTCTTCGGCTGGATGCTGATCCTGCTCGGCTTTGCCGGCTTGATCGCCTGTTTTCGCATGCGCGGGGCGACGGGCTTCTGGAGCAATCTGGCCTTCACCGTGCTGACGCTGCTGCTCGGCGGCATCATCCTGTTCGACCCGTTCACCGGCGCGGTGACGCTGACCACAGCGCTGGCGGTCTATTTCCTGCTCGTGGGCCTTGCGACCTTCCCGCTCGCCATGGCCTTTCGCGAATCGACCGGCCGCTTCGTGCTTCTGGTTCTGTCGGCGCTGGTCAACGTCGCGCTCGCGCTCTTCCTGGTGATCGGCCTGCCGGGCACCGCCGTCTGGGCGGTCGGCACCTTTCTCGGCATCTCGCTCCTGATCTCAGGCGTCAGCCTTCTCTTGGCCGCGCTCGACGCGCGCAAGGGGCCGAAGGGCGGCGCCGGGCGGCGCTAA
- a CDS encoding SDR family NAD(P)-dependent oxidoreductase encodes MSEAASLDSRKTIVLTGASRGIGHATVKRFSREGWRVITCSRQDFAVDCPWPAGAEDHIKVDLANPEDVGFAVSEIRQRLQKNGGQLNALVNNAAISPKGDKGSRLDSIQTPMNVWRDVFQVNFFAPIMLARGLRAELATAKGSIVNVTSIVGSRVHPFAGTAYATSKAALASLTREMAADFGPDGVRVNAIAPGEIDTAILSPGTEKIVEQIPMRRLGKTSEVADIIYFLCSEQASYVNGAEIHINGGQHV; translated from the coding sequence GTGTCCGAAGCCGCGTCGCTCGATTCACGCAAGACGATCGTCCTCACCGGGGCTTCGCGCGGGATCGGCCATGCCACCGTGAAGCGCTTCTCGCGCGAGGGTTGGCGCGTCATCACCTGCTCGCGGCAGGATTTCGCGGTGGACTGCCCCTGGCCGGCCGGGGCGGAGGACCACATCAAGGTCGATCTCGCCAACCCCGAGGATGTCGGCTTCGCCGTGTCGGAAATCCGCCAGCGGCTGCAGAAGAACGGCGGCCAGCTCAACGCGCTGGTCAACAATGCCGCGATCTCGCCCAAGGGCGACAAGGGCTCGCGCCTCGATTCGATCCAGACGCCGATGAATGTCTGGCGCGACGTGTTCCAGGTGAACTTCTTCGCGCCCATCATGCTGGCGCGGGGCCTGCGGGCCGAGCTTGCTACCGCCAAGGGCTCGATCGTCAACGTGACCTCGATCGTCGGCAGCCGCGTCCATCCCTTCGCCGGCACGGCCTATGCCACGTCCAAGGCGGCGCTGGCCTCGCTGACGCGCGAGATGGCGGCCGATTTCGGGCCGGACGGGGTGCGTGTCAACGCCATCGCGCCCGGCGAGATCGACACGGCCATCCTGTCGCCCGGCACGGAGAAGATCGTCGAGCAGATCCCGATGCGCCGGCTCGGCAAGACGTCGGAAGTCGCCGACATCATCTACTTCCTCTGCTCAGAACAGGCATCCTACGTGAACGGCGCCGAAATCCACATCAATGGCGGCCAGCACGTCTGA
- a CDS encoding ABC transporter substrate-binding protein has translation MIPSPRSVLFAGLAALAFAHAPARAAPLPDLEDWAGVERAARGQTVRLAMPGAPAAAGAYLEWASGELGRLYGVTLEVSTDPAGAAPVAAPNTANAEAASPDLLWIEGDGFPALKRADRLSPPFADRLPNWPLVDLESHPSNLTDAGEPTEFRLVPWGLQKLTFFTDTARAGPSDGLPRTADALLAWAEAHRGRFALPAPGSLAGRRFLEQMLFDTAAEPSVLLAPAENSDFAEVTAPLWRAMERLRAASWHEGRSFAWSDGEALDLLAKGEVDMVAGLDPLAAAAAIRQGRLPTTVRPVLFDGGMVGGTHFLAIPAAAPSPAGALVAVNFLLSPEAQRRKADLAGWADPSVLALKALPQGIADAMRADARDPAAPSARALAFTIAEPHPEWGDRLVDEWARRSVR, from the coding sequence ATGATCCCAAGCCCGCGGTCCGTCCTCTTCGCCGGCCTGGCCGCGCTTGCCTTCGCCCACGCCCCGGCGCGGGCCGCCCCGCTTCCCGATCTAGAGGACTGGGCGGGCGTGGAGCGCGCCGCGCGGGGCCAGACCGTGCGCCTCGCCATGCCGGGCGCGCCGGCGGCGGCCGGTGCCTATCTGGAATGGGCCTCGGGCGAACTCGGCCGGCTTTACGGCGTGACGCTGGAGGTTTCCACCGATCCGGCCGGCGCCGCCCCCGTTGCCGCGCCGAACACCGCTAATGCCGAAGCTGCCTCGCCCGATCTCCTCTGGATCGAGGGCGACGGCTTCCCCGCGCTGAAGCGCGCCGACCGCCTGTCGCCCCCCTTCGCGGACCGCCTGCCGAACTGGCCTCTCGTGGACCTGGAGTCCCATCCCAGCAACCTCACGGACGCGGGCGAGCCGACCGAGTTTCGCCTCGTGCCCTGGGGCCTTCAGAAGCTGACCTTCTTCACCGACACGGCGCGCGCCGGGCCGTCCGACGGGCTTCCGCGCACAGCCGACGCGCTTCTCGCCTGGGCCGAGGCGCATCGAGGCCGCTTTGCCCTTCCGGCACCCGGCAGCCTCGCCGGTCGGCGCTTTCTGGAACAGATGCTGTTCGACACGGCCGCCGAGCCTTCCGTCCTGCTCGCCCCCGCCGAGAACAGCGACTTCGCCGAGGTGACGGCGCCGCTCTGGCGCGCCATGGAGCGGCTGCGCGCGGCAAGCTGGCACGAGGGGCGCTCCTTCGCCTGGAGCGACGGCGAGGCGCTCGACCTCCTGGCCAAGGGCGAGGTGGACATGGTGGCCGGGCTCGATCCGCTGGCCGCCGCCGCCGCGATCCGGCAAGGGCGCCTGCCCACCACCGTCCGGCCCGTTCTGTTCGACGGGGGCATGGTCGGCGGCACGCATTTCCTCGCCATTCCCGCCGCCGCCCCCTCCCCCGCCGGGGCCCTGGTCGCGGTCAATTTTCTCCTGTCGCCGGAGGCGCAACGCCGCAAGGCCGATCTCGCCGGCTGGGCCGACCCGAGCGTGCTGGCCTTGAAGGCGCTGCCGCAAGGGATCGCCGACGCGATGCGGGCCGACGCGCGCGACCCCGCCGCGCCGAGCGCGCGGGCGCTTGCCTTCACCATCGCCGAGCCGCACCCGGAATGGGGCGACCGGCTGGTCGACGAATGGGCACGGCGGTCCGTCCGTTGA
- a CDS encoding DUF1345 domain-containing protein, with translation MSAPAAPKPRRRRWLAIVRMLRNRPRLLGAVALMVAVFLLLPSDIRVSTRALAGWDSGVLLYLLACGRMMMLADLGRLRARARRQDEGRLAILVVTSLCIAASFGAIAAELHGLGDKASASPGRLTLAGVTVLLSWVVTQFVMALHYAGEYYGDPKSEGGLAFPGKDTEPDYLDFLYFSFTMGAAAQTSDVAVTSRGMRSLVLAHTILAFLFNTTILALAVNVGASVI, from the coding sequence TTGAGCGCCCCCGCCGCTCCGAAACCCCGACGTCGCCGCTGGCTCGCCATCGTGCGAATGCTCCGCAACCGGCCGCGACTGCTCGGCGCGGTCGCCCTGATGGTCGCTGTCTTCCTGCTTCTGCCGAGCGACATACGCGTGTCCACGCGGGCGCTGGCCGGCTGGGACAGCGGCGTCCTCCTTTATCTCCTCGCCTGCGGGCGGATGATGATGCTGGCTGACCTCGGGCGCCTGCGCGCCCGAGCACGGCGGCAGGACGAGGGGCGGCTCGCCATTCTCGTGGTCACGAGCCTCTGCATTGCCGCGAGCTTCGGCGCCATCGCCGCCGAACTGCATGGGTTGGGCGACAAGGCGTCGGCGAGCCCGGGGCGCCTGACGCTGGCGGGCGTCACCGTGCTCCTGTCCTGGGTGGTGACGCAGTTCGTCATGGCGCTGCATTATGCCGGCGAATATTACGGCGACCCGAAATCCGAAGGCGGGCTCGCCTTTCCCGGAAAGGACACCGAGCCGGACTATCTCGACTTTCTCTACTTCAGCTTCACCATGGGCGCGGCGGCTCAGACCTCCGACGTCGCCGTCACCTCGCGCGGCATGCGCAGCCTCGTTCTGGCCCACACGATCCTCGCCTTCCTGTTCAACACGACGATCCTGGCGCTGGCGGTGAATGTAGGGGCGAGCGTGATCTGA
- a CDS encoding GFA family protein: MDRFVGGCLCGAVRFVALGSPYRVGLCHCLDCRKHHGALFHASAIFPEKAVTVEGETQSYSGRFFCPRCGSSVFGRSGDETEISLGALDAPSQLKPTYELWTVRRESWLPSFPLQRHYERDREGEGRAEG; this comes from the coding sequence ATGGATCGATTTGTGGGCGGTTGTTTGTGCGGCGCTGTCCGCTTCGTGGCGTTGGGATCACCCTATCGGGTGGGCCTTTGCCACTGCCTCGACTGCCGCAAGCATCACGGCGCGCTTTTCCATGCCTCCGCCATCTTCCCAGAAAAAGCGGTGACGGTGGAGGGTGAAACGCAAAGCTATTCCGGCCGCTTCTTTTGTCCACGCTGCGGGTCTTCCGTCTTCGGACGCAGCGGAGACGAGACGGAGATCAGTCTCGGTGCGCTGGATGCGCCGAGCCAGTTGAAGCCGACATACGAGCTTTGGACGGTTCGCCGCGAGTCTTGGCTACCGTCCTTTCCGCTTCAACGGCATTACGAGCGGGATCGCGAAGGCGAGGGGCGGGCCGAAGGCTGA